One window from the genome of Paramisgurnus dabryanus chromosome 22, PD_genome_1.1, whole genome shotgun sequence encodes:
- the LOC135744582 gene encoding uncharacterized protein — MSQPRKEAPVVRPRRQVKPPAHLVDYELGDPLQHLQPLPMTGRSRVQPPSNADNSRSTSPISQVAEYEKWRLEDEWYASDEQGEDVELKAILRTVQNDSADLRRQTSQLPLIMSALQEMRMQNAMLHQELQSLKAEQRAQSVIPPPASFVPVASPETSYSYHPVPAPRTRAPPPASMRALHPVQKDGYTDLTEDFRNLDISSFAHERVQSRVRHSSPFQPRYPPSSQHISSHQSKFETPVHEQMPPAPPNKTQDVSQHSFTQEKTYKGPAPTIPFLTSADPRQFSRLKIALENILPEDATEHFKFQILTDHLKLEEALLVSDSYSNSRFPFTNTMRALNKMYGQPHQLALQRIADLMDGPNIRSGDVKAFRLFGLHVRSLVSMLEQLGQNGMTELECGSHVSRLMSKLPHDLRSSFKRYIHPLGVTIPTLLDFAEWLEYELQVQEDHTDYSPQLKQVSSVQRKEMRKEYKQNRKPTAIFLGTEKPKAASVSPADQRPTAAKREWVNAYCAYCDNNRHYLNNCESFKLLSKEQKVTWIRSQNRCWRCGRGHQAAYCTLKVLCQTCNRKHLVALHDVNEKGRETEESVPTSAVLYVDRPTCDNKILLKVTKVLLRNGNKAIEAYAVLDDGSERTIILNDAVQKLKLKGQPEDLALRTVRQETQTIHGAAVTFTLSSMDNPRKVFRIRSAFTADSLGLAEHTHPVKVLQKRYKHLAGLPLQHFHNVKPVILIGSDCPHLITPIEPVRLGPPGGPAAVRTRLGWTLQGPAQDITTKFSPQHCLFTSLRPIDSLYADVEKLWKMDILPFQSEKVLTRSRQDQESIQLLQDKTVRVEVDGVQRYATPLLRVKNMPFLQAPKEAVLPQLRGIENRLERKPDQAAAYQEEIVRLQKAGYIMKLNPKQVKQSKETWYIPHHMVEHNGKNRVVFNCSFTYKGQNLNEFLLPGPTLSPSLLAVLLRFREHSIAVSSDIRGMFHQVRLLPEDKPLLRFLWRDLQKDKPPEVYEWQVLPFGTTCSPCCVTFALQKHVQDHSESIDTQVSVEKSFYVDNCLQSFVSSEMAKDLVDRLRSLLSSGGFDLRQWASNDPSVISHLPADVQSQSSIQWLSEGHQNAQESTLGLHWHCLSDTLSYKPRNLDHSPPTMRSIYHVLASQYDPIGYIVPFTTRAKVIVQRLWDKKREWDDPRLPGELLSSWKAWVNELDELQNINWPRCYCSKELDHHTSVRQIHIFCDASEQAYGSVAYLRTEDQGRVEVAFVTARSRVAPKKQQTIPRLELCAALTGAQLAKVLRTELTLPIQSITLWSDSTTVLNWLLSQSCRFKVFVGTRVAEIQELTESDTWRYVPSQDNPADDITKGRSIRDIGSESRWYSGPKFLSQTSHSWPEMLSLTTTNHDNELRKSAFCGLTTSTVPTPDLQQYSTYTDLLKAYIQHANTPTADDYKGAELAALRKIQTDSFAEELSCLRANKPLPKHSRLLCLAPVFDDVIELIRVGGRLRQISQLEEDAIHPIVLDSRHPITKLIIKEYDNQLHHPGPDRVFAELRRKYWVLRGRAAVKSHQRQCTECQRWRGQPHPPKMADLPQARLRIHQPVFYSTGVDCFGPYTIKVGRRNEKRWGIIFKCMTSRAVHIDILTSMDTDSFLMALRRFIARRGKPFELLADQGTNFRGGERELRESFMALHPELQAHLASQQIRFLFNPPSAPHFGGCWEREIRSLKAALQVTLGAQTVSEEVLRTVLIEIEGILNSKPIAYTSSDIADPDQVTPNLLLMGRRDASLPQVTYHDSELLSRRRWKHSQLLADHFWRHFIRHYLPNLQIRQKWKTGGPDLQIGDTVMIIDQQLPRALWPVGKVVQVHPGTDKRIRSAEIQVKDKTYTRPVAKLVCLPPLHD, encoded by the coding sequence ATGTCTCAACCAAGGAAAGAAGCACCTGTTGTACGTCCACGACGACAAGTTAAACCCCCAGCTCATTTGGTAGATTACGAGCTTGGTGATCCATTACAGCATCTACAGCCACTCCCTATGACAGGGCGAAGCAGAGTACAGCCCCCAAGCAATGCAGATAATTCCAGATCGACTTCGCCTATAAGTCAGGTGGCAGAGTATGAGAAATGGAGATTAGAAGATGAGTGGTATGCGTCTGATGAACAAGGAGAAGATGTCGAGCTTAAAGCTATATTACGTACAGTGCAGAATGATAGCGCTGATTTACGTCGTCAAACTAGTCAGCTGCCATTGATCATGTCGGCATTACAGGAGATGCGAATGCAGAATGCCATGTTACATCAGGAGCTACAAAGCCTGAAAGCAGAACAGAGAGCTCAGTCAGTAATACCACCACCCGCATCCTTCGTTCCAGTGGCTAGTCCAGAGACCTCATACTCATATCATCCAGTGCCAGCTCCACGGACAAGAGCGCCACCACCTGCTTCCATGAGAGCACTGCACCCAGTTCAAAAGGACGGATACACTGACTTAACTGAGGACTTCAGGAATTTAGACATTTCTTCCTTCGCTCACGAGAGAGTACAATCACGAGTACGACACAGCAGTCCGTTTCAACCCAGATATCCCCCATCTTCTCAGCACATCTCATCTCATCAGTCAAAGTTTGAGACTCCAGTACATGAGCAAATGCCACCTGCTCCTCCAAATAAGACTCAAGATGTTAGTCAGCATTCATTTACACAGGAGAAAACATACAAGGGCCCTGCTCCAACCATTCCCTTTCTAACATCTGCTGATCCTAGACAATTCTCTAGACTAAAAATAGCCCTTGAGAACATTCTGCCTGAGGATGCCACAGAGCATTTCAAATTTCAGATACTTACTGACCACCTGAAGCTGGAGGAGGCACTTCTTGTGTCAGATTCATACAGTAATTCAAGGTTTCCTTTTACTAATACCATGAGAGCACTAAACAAAATGTACGGTCAACCCCACCAGTTAGCCTTACAACGCATCGCAGATCTGATGGATGGACCAAACATTCGTAGCGGTGATGTGAAAGCTTTCCGGCTGTTTGGACTCCATGTACGCTCATTGGTTAGTATGTTGGAACAACTTGGCCAGAATGGAATGACTGAGCTGGAGTGTGGATCACATGTTTCCAGACTTATGAGCAAACTACCACATGACCTCAGGTCCAGTTTTAAGAGGTACATACATCCTCTGGGAGTTACCATTCCTACATTACTGGACTTCGCCGAATGGCTTGAGTACGAGCTTCAGGTTCAGGAAGACCACACTGATTACAGCCCGCAACTCAAACAAGTGTCATCGGTTCAGAGAAAGGAAATGAGGAAAGAGTATAAGCAAAACCGCAAACCCACTGCCATTTTCCTTGGAACAGAGAAACCAAAGGCTGCTTCTGTATCACCAGCTGATCAGAGACCAACTGCTGCTAAGAGAGAATGGGTGAATGCTTACTGTGCATACTGTGATAACAACAGACATTACCTGAATAACTGTGAGAGCTTTAAGTTACTAAGCAAAGAACAGAAAGTGACATGGATTAGGAGCCAGAATAGATGCTGGCGCTGTGGACGCGGTCACCAAGCAGCTTACTGCACTCTGAAAGTTCTCTGTCAAACCTGTAACAGAAAGCACTTGGTTGCACTACATGATGTAAATGAGAAAGGTAGAGAAACAGAAGAATCTGTTCCGACCAGTGCAGTACTATATGTTGATCGTCCCACCTGTGACAACAAGATTCTGTTAAAAGTGACCAAAGTTTTGCTCAGAAATGGCAACAAAGCTATCGAGGCTTATGCTGTACTTGATGATGGGTCAGAGCGAACCATTATCCTAAATGATGCAGTACAGAAGCTAAAACTGAAGGGACAGCCAGAGGACTTAGCCCTTCGCACAGTCAGGCAAGAGACACAGACCATTCACGGGGCGGCTGTAACATTCACATTGTCTTCAATGGATAACCCTCGTAAGGTTTTCAGGATTCGGAGTGCCTTTACAGCTGATAGCCTGGGACTAGCGGAGCACACCCACCCAGTAAAGGTACTTCAGAAAAGATACAAACACCTTGCAGGTCTGCCGCTTCAGCATTTTCACAATGTGAAACCTGTGATTCTTATTGGTTCTGACTGCCCTCACCTCATAACACCCATAGAACCAGTCAGACTAGGCCCACCGGGTGGCCCTGCTGCTGTGAGAACACGCTTGGGATGGACATTACAGGGTCCAGCACAAGATATAACAACCAAATTTTCCCCACAGCATTGTCTCTTCACTAGCCTGCGACCCATTGACAGCCTGTATGCTGATGTGGAGAAACTGTGGAAAATGGACATCCTCCCATTTCAGAGTGAGAAAGTACTAACAAGGTCACGACAAGACCAGGAGTCCATACAGCTACTCCAAGACAAAACAGTGAGAGTAGAAGTTGATGGAGTCCAGCGATATGCAACCCCTCTGCTACGTGTTAAGAACATGCCATTCCTTCAGGCACCCAAAGAAGCTGTACTGCCACAATTACGGGGAATTGAAAATCGGTTGGAAAGAAAACCTGACCAAGCAGCAGCATACCAGGAAGAGATAGTCAGGTTACAGAAAGCCGGCTACATCATGAAACTCAACCCTAAGCAGGTGAAACAGTCCAAGGAAACTTGGTACATACCACACCATATGGTAGAGCATAATGGAAAGAACAGGGTCGTATTCAACTGTTCATTCACATACAAAGGccaaaatttaaatgagttcttGCTACCTGGTCCAACACTCAGTCCTTCTCTCCTGGCAGTTCTACTACGTTTCAGAGAACATTCCATTGCAGTTAGCAGCGACATTCGTGGTATGTTCCATCAGGTGCGCCTTCTGCCTGAAGACAAGCCGCTGCTGCGATTCCTATGGAGAGATTTACAGAAAGATAAACCGCCAGAGGTATATGAATGGCAAGTGCTTCCCTTTGGAACTACATGCAGTCCCTGCTGTGTTACATTTGCTTTACAGAAGCATGTTCAGGATCACAGTGAGTCCATAGACACACAGGTTTCCGTGGAGAAATCTTTTTATGTTGACAACTGCCTTCAAAGCTTCGTCTCCAGTGAAATGGCCAAAGACCTAGTAGATAGACTCCGCAGTCTCTTAAGCTCGGGAGGCTTTGACTTAAGGCAGTGGGCGAGCAATGATCCATCAGTCATCAGTCACTTACCAGCTGACGTTCAATCCCAAAGCAGTATTCAGTGGCTTAGTGAAGGTCATCAGAACGCACAGGAGTCAACTCTTGGTTTGCACTGGCACTGTTTATCAGACACCTTGTCATATAAACCTCGCAATCTTGACCACTCCCCACCTACAATGCGGAGCATCTACCATGTTCTAGCCAGCCAGTATGACCCCATTGGCTACATTGTGCCATTTACTACACGAGCCAAAGTAATTGTGCAGAGATTATGGGACAAGAAGAGAGAGTGGGATGACCCTAGATTGCCTGGGGAACTGTTAAGCTCATGGAAAGCCTGGGTGAACGAGCTGGACGAATTACAAAACATCAACTGGCCGAGGTGTTACTGTAGCAAAGAGCTCGATCATCATACTAGTGTGAGGCAGATTCATATTTTCTGTGATGCTTCAGAGCAAGCTTACGGCTCCGTAGCATACCTGCGGACGGAAGACCAGGGTAGAGTGGAAGTAGCCTTTGTTACCGCCCGATCCCGTGTAGCTCCTAAGAAACAGCAGACCATTCCTCGCTTGGAGCTATGCGCCGCTCTGACTGGCGCACAACTTGCAAAAGTTTTGAGAACAGAGCTAACTTTGCCTATCCAAAGCATTACTCTGTGGTCTGATTCCACAACTGTGCTTAACTGGCTTCTGTCACAATCTTGCCGATTCAAAGTGTTTGTAGGCACCAGAGTGGCTGAAATACAGGAGCTCACGGAGTCTGATACCTGGAGGTATGTGCCTTCACAGGACAACCCTGCAGATGACATCACGAAAGGTAGATCTATCCGTGACATAGGCAGTGAAAGCAGATGGTACAGTGGGCCCAAATTTCTTAGCCAAACATCTCATAGCTGGCCAGAGATGCTGTCGCTAACCACCACTAATCATGACAACGAACTGAGAAAGTCAGCCTTTTGTGGTTTAACAACTTCCACTGTGCCTACCCCAGACCTGCAGCAGTACTCAACCTATACAGATTTGCTAAAGGCCTATATTCAACATGCCAATACACCAACAGCAGATGACTATAAAGGAGCAGAGCTGGCAGCTCTTCGTAAGATTCAAACTGACTCCTTCGCAGAGGAACTGTCATGCTTAAGAGCAAACAAACCCTTGCCAAAACATAGTCGACTGTTATGCTTAGCTCCTGTATTCGATGATGTCATAGAACTTATACGTGTTGGTGGCCGCCTCCGTCAGATCAGCCAACTGGAAGAAGATGCCATTCATCCTATCGTCCTTGACTCACGCCACCCAATTACCAAACTAATAATCAAAGAATATGACAATCAATTGCATCACCCAGGGCCAGACAGGGTGTTTGCTGAGCTTCGAAGAAAGTACTGGGTGTTACGGGGACGAGCAGCAGTCAAAAGTCATCAACGGCAATGCACAGAGTGTCAAAGATGGCGGGGACAACCACACCCTCCCAAAATGGCAGATCTTCCTCAGGCCAGATTAAGGATCCATCAACCAGTATTTTATTCCACGGGTGTAGACTGTTTCGGACCTTACACTATAAAAGTGGGACGTAGGAATGAAAAGAGATGGGgaatcatttttaaatgcatgaccTCACGGGCAGTCCATATTGATATACTTACCAGTATGGACACAGATTCCTTCTTGATGGCCCTACGGAGATTCATAGCCAGACGCGGCAAACCCTTTGAGCTCTTGGCAGACCAGGGTACCAATTTCAGAGGAGGAGAAAGAGAACTAAGAGAATCGTTTATGGCTCTTCATCCTGAGTTACAAGCTCACCTCGCCAGCCAGCAGATAAGATTTCTCTTTAACCCACCCAGTGCACCTCACTTCGGAGGATGCTGGGAGAGAGAAATACGTTCTCTAAAGGCAGCGCTTCAAGTCACACTTGGGGCCCAGACGGTCAGTGAAGAAGTACTGAGAACAGTCCTTATAGAAATAGAAGGTATTCTCAACTCCAAACCCATTGCCTACACCTCTTCTGACATTGCGGATCCAGACCAAGTAACTCCAAACCTCTTGTTGATGGGGCGGCGGGATGCCTCATTACCTCAAGTCACATACCATGATTCTGAACTCTTGAGCCGTAGAAGATGGAAGCATAGTCAGCTCCTCGCTGATCATTTTTGGAGACACTTTATTCGTCACTACTTACCAAACCTTCAGATTAGGCAGAAATGGAAAACAGGAGGACCTGATCTGCAGATTGGAGATACCGTTATGATCATAGACCAGCAATTGCCACGTGCTTTGTGGCCTGTGGGAAAGGTTGTTCAGGTACATCCTGGAACTGATAAGAGAATTAGATCGGCAGAGATACAGGTGAAAGACAAAACTTACACCCGACCTGTAGCCAAGTTAGTATGTCTGCCCCCTCTCCATGATTAA